ATCTCTCCATCTAGCTGCACGATTGCATCCAACAGGTAGAATCCCGTCAGCGAGTGCCCAATGCCAATCCCTAGGCGACCACTCGGGGGCAGCCAGCCTAAGTTAACCGAGAACAAATACTTGAGCAATAAACCGAGCCAATAAACTGGCATAGAGACCCCGAGCAGTGAAGCCCCCAAAGTCAGCTTGTCTAGCCAGCGATGCTGACGAACAGCCGCCAAAATTCCTGCCGGGATGCCGAGCAAGAGGGCAATCAGAAGGGCGGCAGCGGCAAGCTCAAAGGTCGCGGGCCAGCGGGCAAAAATTTCCTGCCGCACCGGAACCCCTGAAATGATGCTGCGGCCAAAATCAAACCGTGCGAGCCGGCGCAGCAGCGCCAGATACTGCTGCGGTAGCGGCTGATCGAGTCCAAGCTGAACCTGAAGCGCTGCCACCTGCTCTGGAGAAGCACGCTCCCCTAAGATGGCCTGAGCCGGTCCTCCCGGCAGGTAATGCAAAAAAAGAAAAACCAGCAGCGTGATCCCAAACAGGACGGCGCATAGGCTTAAGAGTCTTTGAATGAGATAGCGCTGCATTAGCGTTCTACTGAATCACTCTCAGACACCTGCTCCAGGGATTCAATACCCAGGGGACTGGGAGACCAGCCCGTGACCGTTGAACGTTTAGCCAATAGCGGCTGGGAATGCACGATGGGAATTCTCACCAGTTCTTGGGACAGAATCTGATCAACTTGTTGATAAATTTGGACTCGTTCGGCAGGTTCTATGGCCCGACGACCTTGATCTAGCAGATCTAAGACCTGGTCATTCTGCCACAGACCTAAATCCGTTGTGGCTCCGGGACCAAAGTGAGGGTAGTAAAAGTTATCTGGATCGCTATAGTCCCCTGTCCAGCCCATCATGAAGGCTTGGAAGCCCGGTTGACGGTTGCGATCGGTCAGATAGGCAGACCAGTCCTTTGTTTTAAGACTCACGCTGATGCCAACTTTGCCCAAGTCAGAGGCAAAGGCTTCAGAGATCGGCTTGGGTGTGGGGTAGTAGGGACGGGAGACGGGCATGTACCACAGCTCTAGATCAAACCCATCGGGATATCCTGCCTCAGCTAGGAGCTGCTTGGCTTGAGCGGGATCATAGTCATAGGTTGCCAGGGTTTGAGCCTGAAACTCTGCTAGGGATGGCGGCGTAAAGTGTTCATCTGTGGTTGCCAGATCTTTCCAGAAGGCTTGAACGATAGCCTCGCGGTCGATGGCGTGGGCAATAGCCTGGCGGACTTGCAGCTTGGCGAGGGGTGAATAGCTAGGGTTTAAGGCGAGATAACCCACGTTAAAAGAGGGACGCAGAATCACGTCTAAAGCAGGATCGGCTTCAACCTCTGCCCGCTGGTCGGGGGATAGGTCAACGGTAAAATCAACGGTTCCGGCCCTGAGTTCAGCGAGGCGGCTGGCCGGTTCATCGATAAAGCGAATCACGAGCTGCTCTATTTTTGGTAAGTTCGGCTGCCAGTACTGGGAATTTCTCTGGAGCAAGATGCGATCGCCCGTCACCCACTCTTGAAAGACAAAGGGTCCGGTCCCCACGGCCATCGAGCCGATCAGCCCATAGTCAGCGCCAGCTTTGGCAACTGCGGCAGGACTGGCCATACCAAAGTATCCAGACGACAGCGCGGCCGGGAACCCCGCAAAGGGCTGCTTGATGATAAATTCCACCGTCAGATCATCAACCACGCTCACCCCCTGCAGCAAGGACGCCTCATCTCCCTTGAAGCCGCCAAACAGATTCGTCCAGATCTCAAAGGTCTTGCCCGCATCACGAAACCCTAGGGCATTTCCAGGATCCCACCAGCGTTCGACATTAACCTTAACGGCTTCAGCATTGAAGGGCGTGTTGTCATGAAATTTGACCCCAGATCGCAGCTTAAAGGTCCATATGAGGCCATCCTCTGAGGCGTTCCATTCAGTGGCAAGACCCGGTACCAAATCTGTTTTGCCCGACTCTACATGAACCAAGCGGTCATAGATTTGTTGCTGCACATAAATAGAGTTACCGTCTGTGATGTTTCCAGGCTCTAAACTCACGGGTTGACCGACTGACGCAAAGACAAGCGTGCCGTCAGGACGAGCCTGCGGGCTGCGTCCGCAGTTGGGTAGTACGACAATCAGTAAGGCAACGATAAACATCATCAGCCAGCGCTGCCGCATTTTGCTGACAGATAAGCAAAGGTCAATCATAGAGATGGGGAACGAGGGGATAGCACCATTCTCCCGATTGAATCAGCTTCTGCCGCTTTTGTCTTGTCCCGCCTTTCTTCAATCTCTAATTGTTTTGATGCCTGATCGGACAGGATTTGTGCTAGTTTAAGATCTGCCTAAACCTGCGGGTGTAGTTTAGTGGTAAAACCTTAGCCTTCCAAGCTAATGATGGGGGTTCGATTCCCCCCACCCGCTCTTTTTCTTAAAGTTGCAGTTTATACGGATGTGCGTTGATAGATTCGCTATGTTGTTCGCATCATCTGTTGCAGCAAGCTGCGGGGCTAAATCCAATGACCAACGTACCCATCTCTATCTGCGGAATGACGTTCTTTCCCGAGAACTTAAATGGTCAAGTGACGAAGGATCTTTTGCCGAGTGCTTCCGACCATCAGAAGGTATCTGCATTAAGAACTGAAAATATACCTATGCGGCCCAAGGCTGCAGCAAAGGCAACAGAGCAGCTCTTCCCGAAGGGTGGGCGCTTCTTAAAGCTAATGTCTCGATTCCCTTTTTATCAAGCTCGGATGCAGTCATTAGACGTTGATGCGCAATCGCAGGGTCAGGGAATAACTCAGGGATGCGTTAGCAATGATCGGATTCAGACGGTGGAGCAGAACCACGAGAGAAAGCTCGGACAATAACATCTAGCCGTTAGCTCTTCTCTTTGAGAGTTATGCAATCCATCAAAGATTCAGCTTATACCTCACAATTTTGCCTGCGATTAACTCCTACTATCTCAGCCTCATGGCTGAGTTTTTTTTGACTGTTCGCACAGATCTAAGCGCATTTCGTTCGATGGGATGAAACCCAGATGCTCATAAACAGGCTGGCCAGAGGGAGAAGCATGGAGAATAGCCCGGGTGCAGTGTTGCGATCGCAAATATTCCACCGCCATCTCAGTCAGCCGCGTCCCAATCCCCTGCCCCCGATAGTCCGGCTCCACATACACGCCCCAAATATAGCCGTATTTACGCTGTGTTTCTGCAAGAATCAACGGGTACAGGCCATCGAAGAGTTGGCAACCGACAGACCCTACCACTCGCCCTTCGACCTCAACCACAAAAGCTCGGTAGTTTAGAG
Above is a window of Acaryochloris thomasi RCC1774 DNA encoding:
- a CDS encoding ABC transporter permease; translated protein: MQRYLIQRLLSLCAVLFGITLLVFLFLHYLPGGPAQAILGERASPEQVAALQVQLGLDQPLPQQYLALLRRLARFDFGRSIISGVPVRQEIFARWPATFELAAAALLIALLLGIPAGILAAVRQHRWLDKLTLGASLLGVSMPVYWLGLLLKYLFSVNLGWLPPSGRLGIGIGHSLTGFYLLDAIVQLDGEMLLSALVHLLLPALTLSSIPLAIVARITRSAMLGTLSQDFMRTARAKGVPEAGVVLTHGLKNALLPVMTIVGLQFGTLLGGAILTETIFAWPGLGLWIYEGILDRDYPIVLGGVIFVAVTYTVINLLVDLSYAFLDPRIQYK
- a CDS encoding ABC transporter substrate-binding protein: MIDLCLSVSKMRQRWLMMFIVALLIVVLPNCGRSPQARPDGTLVFASVGQPVSLEPGNITDGNSIYVQQQIYDRLVHVESGKTDLVPGLATEWNASEDGLIWTFKLRSGVKFHDNTPFNAEAVKVNVERWWDPGNALGFRDAGKTFEIWTNLFGGFKGDEASLLQGVSVVDDLTVEFIIKQPFAGFPAALSSGYFGMASPAAVAKAGADYGLIGSMAVGTGPFVFQEWVTGDRILLQRNSQYWQPNLPKIEQLVIRFIDEPASRLAELRAGTVDFTVDLSPDQRAEVEADPALDVILRPSFNVGYLALNPSYSPLAKLQVRQAIAHAIDREAIVQAFWKDLATTDEHFTPPSLAEFQAQTLATYDYDPAQAKQLLAEAGYPDGFDLELWYMPVSRPYYPTPKPISEAFASDLGKVGISVSLKTKDWSAYLTDRNRQPGFQAFMMGWTGDYSDPDNFYYPHFGPGATTDLGLWQNDQVLDLLDQGRRAIEPAERVQIYQQVDQILSQELVRIPIVHSQPLLAKRSTVTGWSPSPLGIESLEQVSESDSVER
- a CDS encoding GNAT family N-acetyltransferase, whose product is MVREAIPQEDHLLALHFYQLWRDNQVPEQGLIDDWLTVTVEFIANARKTLNYRAFVVEVEGRVVGSVGCQLFDGLYPLILAETQRKYGYIWGVYVEPDYRGQGIGTRLTEMAVEYLRSQHCTRAILHASPSGQPVYEHLGFIPSNEMRLDLCEQSKKTQP